The following coding sequences lie in one Phragmites australis chromosome 8, lpPhrAust1.1, whole genome shotgun sequence genomic window:
- the LOC133925946 gene encoding protein MKS1-like has product MHRWHSPVHRRLSLFLSVSLSPSNLSCPLPLASFLQSIGRSSYPSSPPLVMASTSFGSEVPRSGGAGSGPLGVRGASRKIGKTGTGGQQDRKPVIIYMVSPKVIHVEAHEFMPLVQRLTGPDAGRGDNKSRPSTSSSSPTQEPEGARNKGAGVRTAPPVRVKARALNRPSGGPAVSVSVTATRHQAAAPSGAATAASPSGFMFHDLSPLRGAALKSEHPLVSPGWLHHVGDHFLSPGAAAVLGSPSAGFLDIFGPLSSQQQ; this is encoded by the coding sequence ATGCACCGATGGCACTCCCCCGTACATCGTCGACTTAGCCTCTTCCTGTCCGTCAGCCTGTCCCCTTCAAATCTTTCGTGTCCACTTCCACTTGCTTCGTTCCTCCAATCCATCGGCCGTAGTAGCTATCCGTCCTCTCCTCCGCTCGTCATGGCTTCCACGAGCTTCGGCAGCGAGGTCCCGCGGAGCGGCGGCGCCGGGAGCGGGCCCCTCGGCGTGCGCGGCGCGTCGCGCAAGATCGGCAAGACGGGCACCGGCGGGCAGCAGGACCGGAAGCCGGTCATCATCTACATGGTGTCCCCCAAGGTGATCCACGTCGAGGCCCACGAGTTCATGCCGCTCGTGCAGCGGCTCACCGGCCCGGACGCCGGCCGCGGCGACAATAAGAGCAGGCCGTCAACGTCGTCGTCCTCACCAACGCAGGAACCGGAAGGCGCGCGCAACAAGGGCGCCGGGGTCAGGACGGCGCCGCCGGTGCGCGTCAAGGCGCGCGCCCTGAACCGGCCCTCGGGCGGCCCGGCGGTGTCGGTGTCGGTGACGGCCACGAGGCACCAGGCTGCCGCTCCCTCGGGGGCAGCCACCGCTGCGTCGCCCTCGGGATTCATGTTCCATGACCTCAGCCCGCTTCGCGGCGCGGCGCTCAAGAGCGAGCACCCCCTGGTGTCCCCTGGATGGCTGCACCACGTCGGCGACCACTTCCTCAGCCCCGGCGCCGCAGCTGTGCTCGGCTCGCCGTCGGCCGGATTCCTCGACATCTTCGGGCCGCTGTCCTCGCAGCAGCAGTGA
- the LOC133926984 gene encoding uncharacterized protein LOC133926984 has product MPPRKRPPPPPPRAEPSPASAPPPDVNSPKPSDSTNSSPPTISASILANLPPAEREVYRIIFSAGSKGMWMQEVRKMTGLGPNVATKHARTLMAQGLLKEVSDVRHRSKKIFMATDFQPSSEITGGAWYHDGRLDTDAVAAARRRCLAQVEKLGAATAQMIHHGIERDEPSAGYAMDKIKDILRTMALDKVLEEVKSTGEGEFAAVRSGTMCYRVAGIAQGGMMEGIPCGVCPRIDECSPEGVISPNTCVYYKKWLQMDF; this is encoded by the coding sequence ATGCCGCCGCGcaagcggccgccgccgccgccgccgcgggcagAGCCCTCCCCTGCCTCGGCGCCTCCACCCGACGTCAATTCCCCGAAACCCTCCGACTCCACCAATTCTTCGCCGCCGACCATCTCGGCCTCGATCCTCGCCAACCTCCCGCCCGCGGAGCGCGAGGTCTACAGGATCATCTTCAGTGCGGGCAGCAAGGGCATGTGGATGCAGGAAGTCCGGAAGATGACGGGGCTGGGGCCTAACGTCGCCACCAAGCACGCGCGCACCCTCATGGCGCAGGGCCTCCTCAAGGAGGTCAGCGACGTGCGCCACCGCAGCAAGAAGATCTTCATGGCCACCGATTTCCAGCCCTCCTCCGAGATCACCGGCGGCGCCTGGTACCACGACGGCCGCCTCGACACCGACGCCGTAGCCGCCGCGCGCCGCAGGTGCCTCGCGCAGGTCGAGAAGCTCGGCGCCGCAACCGCGCAAATGATCCACCATGGCATCGAGAGGGACGAGCCCAGTGCCGGGTACGCCATGGACAAGATCAAGGATATCCTGCGGACCATGGCGCTCGACAAGGTGCTCGAGGAGGTCAAGAGCACCGGCGAGGGGGAGTTCGCCGCCGTCAGGAGCGGCACGATGTGCTACCGGGTGGCTGGGATTGCGCAGGGAGGGATGATGGAGGGGATCCCGTGCGGGGTTTGCCCCAGGATCGATGAGTGCTCGCCGGAGGGGGTCATCTCGCCCAACACCTGCGTCTACTACAAGAAGTGGCTGCAGATGGACTTCTAG
- the LOC133926985 gene encoding SPX domain-containing protein 1-like isoform X1: MKFGKSLSGQIVETLPEWRDKFLSYKDLKKLLKLIGAGGRAERQPKRPRREDAGEDASAAAMTPEEADFMRLLEAELDKFNSFFVEKEEEYIIRQKELQDRVARAAGRESKEELMRVRKEIVDFHGEMVLLENYSALNYTGLVKILKKYDKRTGALIRLPFIQKVLQQPFFTTELLFKLVKQSEAMLEQLLPTNEPSVSSEDGKGDSNYEEKPAKPSSSLVNSGGVPELDEIEYMESMYMKSTVAALRSLKEIRSKSSTVSMFSLPPLQGNNAPEDQERWNKIPIIEQAAK; the protein is encoded by the exons ATGAAGTTCGGCAAGAGCCTGAGCGGGCAGATCGTGGAGACGCTGCCGGAGTGGCGCGACAAGTTCCTGTCCTACAAGGACCTCAAGAAACTCCTCAAGCTCATCGGCGCCGGCGGCAGGGCCGAGCGGCAGCCGAAGCGGCCCCGCCGCGAGGACGCCGGGGAGGATGCGTCTGCGGCGGCGATGACGCCGGAGGAGGCGGATTTCATGCGGCTGCTGGAGGCCGAACTCGACAAGTTCAACTCTTTCTTCGtcgagaaggaggaggagtaCATCATCCGCCAGAAG GAACTGCAGGACCGGGTGGCGAGGGCGGCCGGGCGGGAGTCCAAGGAGGAGCTCATGCGGGTGCGCAAGGAGATCGTGGACTTCCACGGCGAGATGGTGCTGCTCGAGAACTACAGCGCCCTCAATTACACCG GATTGGTTAAGAttctaaagaaatatgacaAGAGAACTGGAGCCCTGATCCGGCTGCCCTTCATCCAGAAAGTCCTGCAGCAGCCTTTCTTCACCACTGAGCTCCTGTTCAAGCTAGTGAAGCAGTCTGAAGCCATGCTGGAGCAGCTCCTACCGACAAACGAACCATCTGTATCAAGTGAAGATGGAAAAGGAGACAGCAACTACGAAGAGAAGCCTGCAAAGCCCAGTTCTTCCTTGGTAAACAGTGGTGGTGTCCCGGAGTTAGATGAGATTGAGTACATGGAGAGCATGTACATGAAGAGTACGGTTGCGGCGCTTAGGTCACTGAAGGAGATCCGGAGCAAGAGTTCGACTGTCAGCATGTTCTCGTTGCCACCTCTTCAGGGCAACAATGCACCGGAAGATCAGGAGAGGTGGAACAAAATACCTATAATAGAGCAGGCCGCCAAATGA
- the LOC133926985 gene encoding SPX domain-containing protein 1-like isoform X2 gives MKFGKSLSGQIVETLPEWRDKFLSYKDLKKLLKLIGAGGRAERQPKRPRREDAGEDASAAAMTPEEADFMRLLEAELDKFNSFFVEKEEEYIIRQKVLQDRVARAAGRESKEELMRVRKEIVDFHGEMVLLENYSALNYTGLVKILKKYDKRTGALIRLPFIQKVLQQPFFTTELLFKLVKQSEAMLEQLLPTNEPSVSSEDGKGDSNYEEKPAKPSSSLVNSGGVPELDEIEYMESMYMKSTVAALRSLKEIRSKSSTVSMFSLPPLQGNNAPEDQERWNKIPIIEQAAK, from the exons ATGAAGTTCGGCAAGAGCCTGAGCGGGCAGATCGTGGAGACGCTGCCGGAGTGGCGCGACAAGTTCCTGTCCTACAAGGACCTCAAGAAACTCCTCAAGCTCATCGGCGCCGGCGGCAGGGCCGAGCGGCAGCCGAAGCGGCCCCGCCGCGAGGACGCCGGGGAGGATGCGTCTGCGGCGGCGATGACGCCGGAGGAGGCGGATTTCATGCGGCTGCTGGAGGCCGAACTCGACAAGTTCAACTCTTTCTTCGtcgagaaggaggaggagtaCATCATCCGCCAGAAGGTGC TGCAGGACCGGGTGGCGAGGGCGGCCGGGCGGGAGTCCAAGGAGGAGCTCATGCGGGTGCGCAAGGAGATCGTGGACTTCCACGGCGAGATGGTGCTGCTCGAGAACTACAGCGCCCTCAATTACACCG GATTGGTTAAGAttctaaagaaatatgacaAGAGAACTGGAGCCCTGATCCGGCTGCCCTTCATCCAGAAAGTCCTGCAGCAGCCTTTCTTCACCACTGAGCTCCTGTTCAAGCTAGTGAAGCAGTCTGAAGCCATGCTGGAGCAGCTCCTACCGACAAACGAACCATCTGTATCAAGTGAAGATGGAAAAGGAGACAGCAACTACGAAGAGAAGCCTGCAAAGCCCAGTTCTTCCTTGGTAAACAGTGGTGGTGTCCCGGAGTTAGATGAGATTGAGTACATGGAGAGCATGTACATGAAGAGTACGGTTGCGGCGCTTAGGTCACTGAAGGAGATCCGGAGCAAGAGTTCGACTGTCAGCATGTTCTCGTTGCCACCTCTTCAGGGCAACAATGCACCGGAAGATCAGGAGAGGTGGAACAAAATACCTATAATAGAGCAGGCCGCCAAATGA